Proteins from one Gibbsiella quercinecans genomic window:
- a CDS encoding MFS transporter, with translation MNINTKNHAQPERSTKDLVKAAVSGWLGTALEFMDFQLYSLGAALVFHEIFFPEQSAAMALILAMGTYGAGYIARIVGAFFFGRMGDTIGRKKVLFITITMMGICTTLIGVLPTYAQIGIFAPLLLVLLRIIQGLGAGAEISGAGTMLAEYAPKGKRGIISSLVAMGTNCGTLSATAIWAIMFVFLSKEELLAWGWRVPFLASVVVMIFAIWLRMNLKESPVFEKVKEDTADSIATQAIADKTHSLAAMFSSKSFWLATGLRFGQAGNSGLIQTFLAGYLVQTLLFEKAIPTDALMISSAIGFITIPLLGWISDKIGRRVPYIIVNISAILLAYPMLSMIVDKSNSVNVIMASIIIIHNVAVLGLFALENITMAEIFGSRNRFTRMAISKEAGGLIAVGFGPVLASIFCTLTDSWWPIMAMVIGYSVIGLVSALLMPEVRDRDLSILEDAAEIKPEAAVKHGVQKSY, from the coding sequence ATGAACATCAATACAAAAAATCATGCTCAGCCAGAAAGAAGCACCAAAGATTTGGTTAAGGCGGCTGTTTCAGGCTGGCTGGGCACAGCGCTGGAATTTATGGATTTCCAGCTCTATTCACTCGGGGCAGCATTAGTTTTTCATGAGATATTTTTCCCAGAACAATCCGCCGCCATGGCATTAATTCTGGCGATGGGGACTTACGGCGCAGGCTACATTGCCCGTATCGTCGGCGCCTTCTTCTTTGGCCGGATGGGGGATACGATCGGCCGCAAAAAAGTCTTGTTTATTACCATCACCATGATGGGGATCTGCACAACGCTAATCGGCGTACTGCCGACCTATGCACAGATTGGTATTTTCGCCCCGCTGCTGCTGGTCTTGCTGCGTATTATCCAGGGGCTGGGGGCCGGCGCGGAAATTTCCGGCGCCGGTACCATGCTGGCCGAATATGCGCCGAAGGGCAAACGCGGGATTATTTCCTCGCTGGTCGCCATGGGCACTAACTGCGGCACTCTGTCGGCCACGGCAATTTGGGCCATCATGTTCGTCTTCCTCAGCAAAGAAGAGCTGTTGGCCTGGGGCTGGCGCGTGCCGTTCCTGGCCAGCGTGGTGGTGATGATCTTCGCCATCTGGCTGCGAATGAACCTGAAAGAAAGCCCGGTGTTTGAAAAGGTTAAAGAAGATACGGCAGACAGCATCGCCACCCAGGCCATTGCCGATAAAACCCACTCACTTGCCGCTATGTTCAGCAGCAAATCATTCTGGCTGGCAACCGGGCTGCGTTTTGGCCAGGCGGGGAACTCGGGGCTGATCCAAACCTTCCTGGCCGGCTATTTGGTGCAAACCCTGCTGTTTGAAAAAGCAATCCCCACCGATGCGCTGATGATCAGCTCTGCCATTGGTTTTATCACTATCCCGCTGCTGGGTTGGATATCCGATAAAATCGGCCGCCGCGTGCCTTACATCATCGTCAATATCTCCGCCATTCTTTTGGCCTACCCGATGCTGTCGATGATTGTGGATAAGAGCAACAGCGTGAACGTGATCATGGCTTCCATCATCATTATCCATAACGTCGCCGTGCTGGGGCTGTTCGCGTTGGAAAACATCACCATGGCGGAGATCTTCGGCTCGCGTAACCGCTTTACCCGCATGGCCATTTCCAAAGAGGCGGGCGGATTAATCGCCGTCGGCTTTGGCCCGGTGCTGGCCAGCATTTTCTGCACGCTAACCGATTCGTGGTGGCCAATCATGGCCATGGTCATCGGCTACTCGGTGATTGGCCTGGTGTCTGCGCTATTGATGCCGGAGGTTCGGGATCGTGATTTGAGCATCCTCGAAGACGCCGCGGAGATCAAACCCGAAGCGGCCGTGAAACACGGGGTACAAAAAAGCTACTAA
- a CDS encoding Zn-dependent oxidoreductase: MQSVVIEQPGLLTIQQRPLPQPTANEVRVKIKFAGICGSDVHIYHGHNPFAKYPRVIGHEFFGVIDAVGSDVDPKRIGERVSVDPVVNCGHCYPCSVGRPNVCTQLQVIGVHRDGGFSHYACAPARNAHHIPDSISDRHAAMVEPFTIAANITAHLQPTPQDVALIYGAGPMGLTVVQALKGVYGVKQVIVVDRIPERLAMAQENGADRVFNNTHLDLATELHNQGLHPTLIVDAACHPAILPEAIALASPAARIGIMGFSSDPCVLSQQAITSKEIAIHSSRLNSNRFPQVIGWMTEHKIHPEKLITHQFNYTQVLEAMEIFEKDQRQCCKVLLEF, encoded by the coding sequence ATGCAAAGCGTCGTTATCGAACAACCGGGCCTGCTGACGATACAGCAGCGCCCACTGCCGCAGCCCACCGCCAACGAAGTGCGGGTGAAGATAAAATTCGCCGGCATCTGCGGTTCGGATGTGCATATCTACCACGGCCACAACCCGTTCGCTAAATACCCGCGGGTGATTGGCCATGAATTCTTCGGCGTGATTGATGCGGTAGGCAGCGATGTCGATCCCAAACGCATCGGCGAGCGCGTATCGGTCGATCCCGTGGTTAACTGCGGCCACTGCTACCCTTGCTCCGTTGGCCGCCCCAACGTCTGCACCCAACTGCAGGTGATCGGCGTGCACCGCGACGGCGGGTTCAGCCATTACGCCTGCGCACCGGCGCGCAACGCCCACCACATCCCGGACAGCATCAGCGATCGCCACGCCGCGATGGTCGAGCCGTTTACCATTGCGGCCAACATCACCGCGCATTTGCAGCCCACGCCTCAGGACGTCGCCCTGATCTACGGCGCAGGCCCGATGGGCTTGACGGTGGTACAAGCGCTGAAAGGGGTTTACGGCGTCAAACAGGTGATCGTGGTCGATCGTATCCCGGAACGTCTGGCGATGGCGCAGGAAAACGGCGCCGATCGGGTGTTCAATAATACCCATCTCGATCTGGCCACGGAACTGCACAACCAGGGGCTTCACCCTACGTTGATCGTCGACGCCGCCTGCCACCCGGCCATCTTGCCGGAAGCCATCGCCTTGGCTTCACCGGCGGCACGCATCGGCATCATGGGCTTCTCTTCCGATCCCTGCGTGTTGAGCCAACAGGCAATCACCAGCAAGGAAATCGCGATCCACAGCTCACGTTTAAACAGCAACCGTTTTCCGCAGGTCATCGGTTGGATGACGGAGCACAAGATCCATCCTGAAAAACTGATTACTCATCAGTTTAATTATACGCAGGTACTTGAAGCGATGGAGATTTTCGAAAAAGACCAACGGCAATGCTGTAAGGTTTTATTGGAATTCTAA
- the rspA gene encoding starvation-sensing protein RspA, protein MKIVKAEVFVTCPGRNFVTLKITTDSGITGLGDATLNGRELPVASYLKDHLCPQLIGRDAHQIEDIWQFFYKGAYWRRGPVTMSAISAIDMALWDIKAKAANMPLYQLLGGASRTGVMVYCHTTGHSISEVLEDYARHQEIGFKAIRVQCGVPGMKTTYGMAKGKGLAYEPATKGNWPEEQLWSTEKYLDFTPKLFDAVREKFGFNEHLLHDMHHRLTPIEAARFGKSIEQYRLFWMEDPTPAENQACFRLIRQHTVTPIAVGEVFNSIWDCKQLIEEQLIDYIRTTLTHAGGITGMRRIADFASLYQVRTGSHGPSDLSPVCMAAALHFDLWVPNFGVQEYMGYSEQMLEVFPHNWTFDDGYMHPGDKPGLGIEFDEKLAAKYPYEPAYLPVARLEDGTLWNW, encoded by the coding sequence ATGAAAATTGTTAAGGCCGAAGTGTTTGTTACCTGCCCAGGAAGAAACTTCGTCACGCTGAAAATTACCACTGATAGCGGTATTACCGGCCTGGGCGATGCCACGCTCAATGGCCGCGAACTGCCGGTGGCTTCTTACCTGAAAGATCACCTTTGCCCGCAGCTCATCGGCCGCGATGCACACCAGATCGAAGATATCTGGCAATTCTTCTACAAAGGGGCCTACTGGCGCCGCGGGCCGGTGACCATGTCCGCCATTTCCGCCATCGATATGGCACTGTGGGATATCAAAGCCAAGGCGGCCAACATGCCGCTGTATCAACTGTTGGGCGGCGCTTCGCGCACCGGCGTTATGGTGTATTGCCATACCACCGGCCATTCCATTAGCGAAGTGCTGGAAGATTATGCGCGCCATCAGGAAATCGGCTTTAAGGCGATCCGCGTGCAGTGCGGCGTGCCCGGAATGAAAACCACCTACGGAATGGCCAAAGGTAAAGGCCTGGCCTATGAGCCGGCCACCAAGGGCAACTGGCCGGAAGAGCAGCTGTGGTCAACGGAAAAATACCTGGATTTCACCCCTAAACTGTTTGACGCCGTGCGGGAAAAATTTGGCTTTAACGAACACCTGCTGCACGACATGCACCACCGCCTGACCCCGATTGAAGCAGCGCGTTTCGGCAAGAGCATTGAGCAATACCGTCTGTTCTGGATGGAAGACCCAACGCCGGCGGAAAACCAGGCTTGTTTCCGCTTGATCCGCCAGCACACCGTCACCCCGATCGCCGTCGGAGAAGTCTTCAATAGCATCTGGGACTGCAAACAGCTGATTGAAGAACAGCTGATTGATTACATCCGCACCACCCTTACCCACGCCGGCGGCATTACCGGCATGCGCCGCATCGCCGACTTCGCCTCTCTGTATCAGGTGCGCACCGGTTCGCACGGCCCGTCGGATCTGTCGCCGGTCTGTATGGCCGCCGCCCTGCACTTCGATTTGTGGGTGCCGAACTTTGGCGTGCAGGAATACATGGGCTACTCCGAACAGATGCTGGAAGTGTTCCCGCACAACTGGACCTTTGATGACGGCTATATGCACCCCGGCGACAAACCGGGCCTGGGCATCGAGTTTGACGAGAAGCTGGCGGCGAAATATCCGTACGAGCCGGCCTACCTGCCCGTCGCTCGCCTGGAAGACGGCACCTTATGGAACTGGTAA
- the yegS gene encoding lipid kinase YegS, whose product MEQHTPTLLIINGKGAGDDLVRAAVKKLRNEGEILHVRVTWEYGDATRYVNEASAMQAGTVIAGGGDGTINEVAAALAQLPAKNCPVLGILPLGTANDFAMACNIPLVAEQALSLAIKGRAVPIDLAKVNDQRYFINMATGGFGTRITTETPEKLKAALGGVSYFIHGLLRMDTLKADNCEIRGPDFRWAGDALVIGIGNGKQAGGGQQLCPDALINDGLLQLRLLIADELLPALIASLFNGEENKNVVSAALPWVEIDAPHDMTFNLDGEPLKGTHFRIEVLPGVIECRLPPNCQLLG is encoded by the coding sequence ATGGAGCAACACACACCAACGCTGCTTATCATTAACGGTAAAGGTGCCGGCGATGACTTGGTGCGTGCCGCTGTGAAGAAGCTGCGCAATGAAGGCGAGATCCTGCACGTTCGCGTAACCTGGGAGTACGGCGATGCCACGCGCTACGTGAATGAAGCCAGCGCAATGCAGGCCGGCACGGTTATCGCCGGCGGCGGCGACGGCACGATTAACGAAGTGGCCGCCGCCCTGGCACAGCTGCCGGCAAAAAACTGCCCGGTGCTGGGCATTCTGCCGCTAGGCACCGCCAACGATTTTGCCATGGCTTGCAATATCCCGCTGGTTGCCGAACAGGCGCTAAGCCTGGCGATCAAGGGCCGTGCCGTGCCTATCGATCTGGCCAAAGTGAACGACCAGCGTTATTTCATCAATATGGCGACCGGCGGCTTCGGCACCCGCATCACCACGGAAACCCCAGAAAAACTCAAGGCCGCGCTGGGCGGCGTTTCCTACTTTATTCATGGGCTGCTGCGGATGGATACGCTCAAGGCCGACAACTGCGAAATCCGCGGCCCGGATTTCCGCTGGGCTGGCGATGCGTTAGTGATCGGCATCGGCAACGGCAAACAGGCCGGCGGTGGCCAGCAGCTGTGCCCGGATGCCCTGATCAACGATGGCTTGCTGCAACTGCGCCTGCTGATTGCCGATGAGCTACTGCCGGCGCTGATCGCCAGCCTGTTCAACGGCGAAGAGAACAAGAATGTGGTCAGCGCCGCCCTGCCCTGGGTGGAAATCGACGCCCCGCATGATATGACGTTCAACCTCGACGGCGAGCCGCTAAAAGGCACCCATTTCCGCATTGAAGTGCTGCCCGGTGTGATCGAATGCCGGTTGCCGCCAAACTGTCAACTGCTGGGCTAA
- the yegQ gene encoding tRNA 5-hydroxyuridine modification protein YegQ, giving the protein MFTPELLSPAGTLKNMRYAFAYGADAVYAGQPRYSLRVRNNEFNHENLAQGINEAHALGKKFYVVVNIAPHNAKLKTFLRDLKPVIDMGPDALIMSDPGLIMMVREAFPQMAVHLSVQANAVNWATVKFWQQMGLTRVILSRELSLEEIAEIRSQVPEMELEIFVHGALCMAYSGRCLLSGYINKRDPNQGTCTNACRWQYKTEEGKEDDVGNIVHLHEPIPVQSVEPTLGIGAPTDKVFMLSEVQKPGEYMSAFEDEHGTYIMNSKDLRAIQHVERLTQLGVHSLKIEGRTKSFYYCARTAQVYRRAIDDAAAGKPFDPSLLTTLEGLAHRGYTEGFLRRHTHESHQNYEYGSSISERQQFVGEFTGVRRDGLAEVDVKNKFSVGDSVELMSPGGNVVFTLESMQNKKGEQIDVAPGNGHIVYLPLPQDIDLNYALLIRNLSDGKNSAA; this is encoded by the coding sequence ATGTTTACACCAGAACTTCTTTCCCCGGCCGGCACGCTGAAAAATATGCGTTACGCCTTCGCCTACGGCGCCGATGCGGTATACGCCGGCCAACCACGCTATAGCCTGCGGGTGCGCAACAACGAATTCAACCACGAGAACCTGGCGCAGGGCATCAACGAAGCGCACGCGCTGGGTAAAAAATTCTACGTGGTGGTTAACATCGCCCCGCACAATGCCAAGCTGAAAACCTTCCTGCGCGATCTGAAACCGGTGATCGATATGGGCCCGGATGCGCTGATCATGTCCGATCCGGGGCTGATCATGATGGTGCGCGAAGCCTTCCCGCAAATGGCGGTTCACCTGTCGGTGCAGGCCAACGCGGTCAACTGGGCGACGGTCAAATTTTGGCAGCAGATGGGCCTGACGCGCGTGATCCTTTCACGCGAACTGTCGCTGGAAGAAATTGCGGAAATTCGGAGCCAGGTGCCGGAAATGGAGCTGGAAATCTTTGTGCACGGCGCCTTGTGCATGGCCTATTCCGGCCGCTGCCTGCTTTCCGGCTACATCAACAAACGCGATCCCAACCAAGGCACCTGTACCAACGCCTGCCGCTGGCAATACAAGACCGAAGAAGGCAAAGAAGACGACGTGGGCAACATCGTGCACCTGCATGAGCCGATCCCGGTACAAAGCGTTGAACCGACGCTGGGCATCGGCGCGCCGACCGACAAAGTGTTTATGCTCTCTGAAGTGCAGAAACCGGGTGAGTACATGAGCGCCTTTGAAGATGAGCATGGCACCTACATCATGAACTCCAAAGACCTGCGCGCCATTCAGCACGTGGAACGCCTGACCCAGCTTGGCGTCCATTCGTTGAAAATCGAAGGCCGTACCAAGTCTTTCTACTACTGCGCCCGTACCGCCCAGGTTTATCGCCGCGCCATTGACGATGCCGCCGCCGGCAAACCCTTTGATCCCAGCCTGCTGACCACGCTGGAAGGCCTGGCGCACCGTGGCTATACCGAAGGCTTTTTGCGCCGCCACACCCACGAATCGCACCAGAACTATGAATATGGCTCGTCGATCTCCGAGCGCCAGCAGTTCGTCGGGGAATTTACCGGGGTGCGCCGTGATGGCCTGGCCGAAGTAGATGTGAAAAACAAATTTTCCGTGGGTGACAGCGTGGAGCTGATGTCGCCGGGCGGCAACGTGGTGTTTACGCTGGAAAGTATGCAGAATAAAAAAGGCGAGCAAATTGATGTGGCGCCAGGCAATGGGCACATCGTTTATTTGCCGCTGCCTCAAGATATTGATCTAAATTATGCCTTGTTGATTCGTAATTTGTCCGACGGCAAAAATAGCGCGGCATAA
- a CDS encoding YegP family protein, with the protein MANGHYELKKSANGQFHFRLKASNGEIILASEMYASKASAENGISSVQNNAPFEELYELKTSTSGKPYFVLKAKNHQVIGTSELYSSQTAAKNGIQSVIKNGPTSDVRDLSA; encoded by the coding sequence ATGGCAAACGGCCACTATGAGTTGAAAAAATCAGCGAACGGGCAATTTCATTTCAGACTGAAAGCCAGCAACGGCGAGATTATTCTTGCTAGCGAAATGTATGCCAGCAAGGCTTCAGCGGAAAACGGCATTTCATCCGTGCAAAACAATGCTCCGTTTGAAGAACTGTATGAGCTGAAAACCAGTACCAGCGGCAAACCGTACTTCGTGCTGAAAGCCAAAAACCACCAAGTGATTGGCACCAGCGAGCTATACAGTTCGCAAACTGCGGCGAAAAATGGCATCCAGTCCGTCATCAAAAACGGCCCAACGAGCGATGTGCGCGACTTAAGCGCATAA
- the baeR gene encoding two-component system response regulator BaeR: protein MENQIQPLQIMIVEDEPKLGQLLVDYLQAANYATQWLTNGSEVVPAVQRQQPSLILLDLMLPGTDGLSICRELRRFSDVPIIMVTAKIEEIDRLLGLEIGADDYICKPYSPREVVARVKTILRRCQRPVDVQDTAQLYIDEPRFQASYQGHLLDLTPAEFRLLKTLASQPGNVFSREQLLNNLYDDYRVVTDRTIDSHIKNLRRKLELIDGEKAFIRSVYGVGYRWEAEACRLLNGA, encoded by the coding sequence ATGGAAAACCAAATTCAGCCGTTACAGATCATGATCGTGGAAGATGAGCCCAAACTGGGCCAGTTGCTGGTGGATTACCTGCAAGCGGCAAACTACGCCACCCAGTGGCTGACCAACGGCAGCGAGGTGGTGCCTGCCGTGCAACGCCAGCAGCCGTCGTTGATCCTGCTGGATCTGATGTTGCCCGGCACCGACGGCCTGAGCATTTGCCGCGAGCTGCGCCGCTTTAGCGATGTGCCGATCATCATGGTCACGGCAAAGATTGAAGAGATCGATCGCCTGCTGGGGCTGGAGATCGGCGCGGACGATTATATTTGCAAACCCTACAGCCCGCGGGAAGTGGTGGCACGGGTGAAAACCATCCTGCGCCGCTGCCAACGCCCAGTGGACGTGCAGGACACCGCCCAGCTCTATATTGACGAACCGCGCTTTCAGGCCAGTTATCAGGGGCACCTGCTGGATCTAACCCCGGCGGAATTCCGCCTGCTGAAAACGCTGGCCAGCCAGCCCGGCAACGTGTTCTCCCGCGAGCAGTTGCTCAATAACCTGTATGACGATTACCGCGTGGTGACTGACCGCACGATCGACAGCCATATCAAAAACCTGCGCCGCAAGCTGGAACTGATCGACGGCGAGAAAGCGTTTATTCGTTCCGTTTACGGCGTGGGCTACCGCTGGGAAGCAGAAGCCTGCCGGTTGCTCAACGGAGCCTAG
- the baeS gene encoding two-component system sensor histidine kinase BaeS, translating into MRIGITGKLFMAIFATCMLVLITMHWGVRISFERGFIDYIKHTNEQRIQMLSDALEDQYNQHGNWTFLRNNDQAVFQIMRSFDQNGDNRHNMPPKGWRSQFWVVDSNFKRLVGHAGPVAPEGNRYPIHYQGAVVGWVIAMPPERLTRNADINFDRQQRTTSWLIVALSTLLAAAVTWLMSRGLLAPVKRLVAGTHQLAAGNFSTRVAVSSQDELGRLAQDFNQLATSLEKNEQMRRAFMADVSHELRTPLAVLRGELEALQDGVRQATPASLASLQAEVSTLTKLVDDLHQLSLSDVGALAYRKSQVDCVHLLQVAVAAFRERFHAKGLSIATRLPEQAPLFGDPDRLNQLFNNLLENSLRYTDAGGKLEIGLEQTPGQIVIYLQDSTPGISDELLARIFERFYRAEGSRNRASGGSGLGLAICQNIVEAHGGRIHAQHSPLGGVRITVELPSGMNNKAA; encoded by the coding sequence ATGAGAATAGGCATTACCGGTAAACTGTTTATGGCGATCTTCGCCACCTGCATGCTGGTCTTGATCACCATGCACTGGGGCGTGCGCATCAGTTTCGAACGCGGCTTTATTGACTATATCAAGCACACCAACGAACAACGCATCCAAATGCTGAGCGATGCGCTGGAAGATCAATACAACCAACACGGCAACTGGACCTTCCTGCGCAATAACGACCAGGCGGTTTTCCAGATCATGCGTTCGTTTGATCAAAACGGCGACAACCGCCATAACATGCCGCCCAAGGGCTGGCGCTCCCAGTTCTGGGTTGTCGATAGCAACTTCAAACGGCTGGTCGGCCATGCCGGCCCTGTTGCGCCGGAAGGCAACCGCTACCCGATCCACTACCAGGGGGCAGTCGTCGGTTGGGTGATCGCCATGCCACCGGAGCGGCTGACGCGCAACGCCGACATCAATTTTGATCGTCAGCAGCGAACCACCAGTTGGCTGATCGTCGCGCTTTCCACCCTGCTGGCTGCCGCCGTCACCTGGCTGATGTCACGCGGCCTGCTGGCCCCGGTCAAGCGCCTGGTGGCCGGCACACATCAGTTAGCCGCCGGGAATTTTTCCACCCGCGTGGCGGTCAGCAGCCAGGACGAGCTGGGGCGGCTGGCGCAGGATTTTAACCAGTTGGCCACTTCGCTGGAAAAAAACGAGCAGATGCGGCGAGCCTTTATGGCCGATGTTTCCCATGAGCTGCGCACCCCGCTGGCGGTGCTGCGCGGTGAGCTGGAAGCATTGCAGGACGGCGTGCGCCAGGCCACGCCGGCCTCGCTCGCCTCGCTACAGGCGGAGGTTTCCACCCTGACCAAACTGGTTGACGATTTGCACCAGTTATCGCTGTCCGACGTCGGCGCTCTGGCCTATCGCAAATCACAGGTCGATTGCGTGCACCTGTTGCAGGTGGCGGTCGCCGCGTTCCGCGAACGTTTCCACGCCAAAGGGCTGAGCATCGCCACCCGCCTGCCGGAACAGGCGCCGCTGTTCGGCGATCCGGATCGCCTTAATCAACTGTTTAATAACCTGCTGGAGAACAGCCTGCGCTATACCGATGCCGGCGGTAAACTGGAGATCGGCCTTGAGCAAACGCCGGGGCAAATCGTTATTTACCTGCAGGACAGCACGCCGGGCATCAGCGATGAACTGCTGGCGCGTATTTTCGAGCGTTTTTACCGTGCCGAAGGCTCGCGCAACCGCGCCAGCGGCGGCTCTGGCCTGGGGCTGGCGATTTGCCAGAACATTGTTGAAGCGCACGGTGGTAGAATCCATGCGCAGCACTCGCCTTTGGGCGGCGTACGCATTACGGTAGAGTTACCTTCGGGCATGAACAACAAGGCAGCATAA
- the mdtD gene encoding multidrug transporter subunit MdtD, which translates to MNQHPLSVQWQLWIVAFGFFMQTLDTTIVNTALPSMAASLGESPLHMQSVIVSYVLTVAVMLPASGWLADRVGVKKVFFSAIVLFTLGSILCARSLTLSELVASRIVQGVGGAMMVPVGRLTVMKIVPRSEYMAAMTFVTLPGQIGPLVGPALGGFLVQYASWHWIFLINIPVGIAGALATLLLMPNYTMQARRFDIAGFLMLATGMAAMTLALDGHKGIGLAPLAIAALVVLGCCALGGYWWHAHGNSRALFSLRLFRTDSYRVGLICSLLARIGSGMLPFMTPLFLQVGVGFSPFHAGLMMIPMILGNMGMKRIVVRVVNRFGYRHVLVATTLLLALISLSLPLVALLGWLYLLPLVLFFQGMVNALRFSALNTLTLKDLPDRLASSGNSLLSMVMQLSMSLGVSTAGILIGSFAQHSLATDGSALHSTFIYTYGCMALIIALPVLALLHVPADSAPNRLLTKTRKGS; encoded by the coding sequence GTGAATCAACACCCCCTCTCAGTGCAGTGGCAGCTTTGGATTGTGGCTTTTGGCTTCTTTATGCAGACGCTGGATACCACCATTGTCAATACTGCCCTGCCGTCCATGGCCGCCAGCCTGGGGGAAAGCCCGCTGCATATGCAGTCGGTGATCGTTTCCTACGTGTTGACAGTAGCCGTGATGCTGCCCGCCAGCGGTTGGCTGGCCGACCGTGTCGGCGTGAAAAAGGTGTTTTTCAGCGCCATTGTGCTGTTCACGCTGGGTTCGATTCTGTGCGCCCGCTCGCTCACGCTGAGCGAACTGGTGGCTTCGCGCATCGTTCAAGGGGTAGGCGGCGCGATGATGGTGCCGGTCGGCAGGCTGACAGTGATGAAAATCGTGCCGCGCAGTGAATATATGGCGGCCATGACCTTCGTCACCCTGCCGGGGCAGATCGGCCCGCTGGTCGGCCCGGCGCTGGGCGGTTTTCTGGTGCAATACGCCAGTTGGCACTGGATCTTCCTGATCAATATCCCCGTGGGCATCGCCGGTGCGCTCGCCACCCTGTTGCTGATGCCGAACTACACCATGCAGGCACGGCGTTTCGATATCGCAGGCTTCCTGATGCTGGCGACCGGCATGGCGGCAATGACGCTGGCGCTCGACGGTCACAAAGGCATCGGGCTAGCCCCGTTGGCCATCGCCGCGCTGGTGGTGCTGGGTTGCTGCGCGCTGGGCGGTTACTGGTGGCATGCGCACGGCAACAGCCGGGCATTGTTTTCCCTGCGGCTGTTCCGCACCGACAGCTACCGCGTCGGCCTGATTTGCAGCCTGCTGGCGCGCATCGGCAGCGGCATGCTGCCGTTTATGACCCCGTTGTTCCTGCAGGTGGGCGTGGGGTTTTCGCCGTTTCACGCCGGGTTGATGATGATCCCGATGATTCTTGGCAATATGGGCATGAAACGCATAGTGGTGCGGGTGGTCAACCGTTTTGGCTATCGCCATGTGCTGGTGGCGACCACGCTGCTGCTGGCGCTGATCAGCCTGAGCCTGCCGCTGGTGGCGCTGCTCGGCTGGCTGTATCTGCTGCCGCTGGTGCTGTTTTTCCAGGGCATGGTCAATGCCCTGCGCTTCTCGGCGCTGAATACGCTCACGCTGAAAGATCTGCCCGACCGCTTGGCCAGCAGCGGCAATAGCCTGCTGTCGATGGTGATGCAACTGTCGATGAGCCTGGGCGTCAGTACCGCCGGTATTCTGATCGGCAGCTTTGCCCAACACTCGCTGGCAACTGATGGTTCCGCCCTGCACAGCACGTTTATCTATACCTACGGCTGCATGGCGCTGATCATCGCACTGCCGGTGCTGGCCCTGCTGCACGTGCCGGCCGACAGCGCGCCAAACCGTTTACTGACCAAGACCCGTAAAGGTTCATAG